In a genomic window of Quercus lobata isolate SW786 chromosome 4, ValleyOak3.0 Primary Assembly, whole genome shotgun sequence:
- the LOC115984953 gene encoding TMV resistance protein N-like — protein sequence MQEGGRVDSVSHFAVAFAEHENCFQKKKVQIWRNALSDVAKLSRKTLTDAPEGKFIQEIVEWIFTELKDKRSIVYEDCFIGIGSRVEEMNSFLDMNSNDNRFIGICGKSGMGKTTLASVVFDKIRNQFEAWSFLENVKEVSEACGLETLQEQLLCDISKGALRVRDVTKRIQVIRKILCDKKVLIVVDDASEKRYLEALVGKSWFGPRSRIIVITEDEHLLKSYEIQTICKVDRLNNDEAHQLFSHKAHCEIDFWNLVNDFVTYAQGSPLVLKVLGSHLCKRTKNE from the exons ATGCAAGAAGGAGGGAGAGTTGACAGTGTTTCCCATTTTGCTGTGGCCTTTGCTGAACATGAAAACTGTTTCCAGAAGAAGAAGGTGCAGATATGGAGAAATGCTTTAAGTGACGTGGCCAAGCTCTCTCGAAAGACATTAACTGATGC GCCTGAGGGAAAGTTTATCCAAGAAATTGTTGAATGGATATTTACTGAATTGAAAGATAAACGTTCAATTGTTTATGAAGACTGTTTTATTGGAATAGGCTCTCGTGTTGAGGAAATGAATTCATTTCTAGATATGAATTCAAATGACAACCGCTTTATTGGGATATGTGGGAAGAGTGGAATGGGCAAGACAACTCTTGCAAGTGTCGTTTTTGACAAGATTCGTAATCAATTTGAAGCTTGGAGCTTTCTCGAAAATGTCAAAGAGGTTTCTGAAGCATGCGGCTTAGAGACTTTACAAGAGCAACTCCTTTGTGATATTAGTAAAGGAGCATTAAGGGTAAGGGATGTGACTAAGAGAATCCAAGTGATCAGGAAGATACTATGTGATAAAAAGGTActtattgttgttgatgatgcGAGTGAAAAAAGATATTTAGAAGCATTAGTAGGGAAGAGTTGGTTTGGTCCAAGAAGTAGAATCATAGTAATTACTGAAGATGAACATTTGTTGAAAAGCTATGAAATTCAGACTATATGTAAGGTTGACAGACTAAATAATGATGAAGCTCATCAACTTTTTAGTCACAAAGCTCATTGTGAAATTGATTTTTGGAATTTGGTCAATGATTTTGTCACTTATGCTCAGGGCAGTCCTTTGGTTCTTAAAGTTCTGGGTTCCCATTTGtgtaaaagaacaaaaaatgaatGA